The Synechococcus sp. RS9909 genomic interval CAGCAGTTTCTCGCTACCTCTCAACAGCATCTGTCTCACGATCAGTCGCGATCTGCTGGGATCGGAGGCTGATCATGTGCTGCACCTGCAATCGCAGGATCCCGTGCGCTGGACCTGACCATGGACCCACTCATCCGCTTCACCATCCCCTTCATCCTGGGGCTCCTGCACCTGATCGGACCGGTGCCAGCCGACCTCGGTGTCCAGCAGGGCCAGCTCAGTCCGTGCCCCTCACCGGCCCACTGCGCGCGTCAGGCCTGGAGCGTGCAGAACCCGGCGCAGGCGCTGGAGGGTCTGGCCGACCAGCTGCGCGAGGCGCCGCGCACGACCGTGGTGGAGCAGAGCGACACCTACCTGCATGTCACCTGCAGCAGTCGTCTGTTCGGCTTTGTCGACGATCTCGAGCTCTATGCCGATCAAGAGCGGCAGCAACTGCAGGCCCGATCGGTGTCCCGCCTCGGCGACTCCGACCTGGGCGTGAACGCCCGGCGCCTGGAGGCACTGCATCAGCAGCTGAGCAATAGTTGATCGGCGAGATCGAGGGCGCTCTGAAGCGCGCCTTCGGCCATGGCGAAGCCCGGGCCGGCGATCCAGTCGCCACAGAAGCCAACCCGGCTTCGGGCACACCACTGCAGCGGCGGCGCCAAACCGGGTGCGATGGGTTGGGCCGCCCCCCAGCGCATCACGCCGAGCTCCTGGGCCTGGGCCAACGACGCCTGCAGATCCGGCCAGGGGCTCAGAAGCTCGGGCAGCAGCTCCGATTGCTTCGCCGCTGCATTCGCGGCGCCCCCGTCGAGGCCATGCACCACCAGTGCCAAACGGCCATCGCGCTGACGCTGCAACACGAGCCGTTCCACCCCGAAATGCTGCTGCGCCTGCGGCGTCAGCCAGATCTGCCGCGGAACCGCCGCCACCTCCGACGACGCCTGCGCGGGCAGCTCCAGCATCAGGTTCCAGCGCACCGACGGCTGCATCGCAGCGATGGCCCGTAAGGCCTGATCCAGGCGGGGATCCTCCCCCTCGGGCAGGGCAAGCCGCAGCGGCACCTTGGGCCAGCCGAGCAGGGCCAGGGACCGGGGATGGGCCAGCAGCGTGCCACTGAGCACCAGCGTGCGAGCCAGGATCGCCTGGTCGAGCCTCCAGCCCTGGGGGCCATGCTCCAGCGTCCGGATCCGCCCGCCGAAACGGGTGGTGGTGGCGCCACCGCCAGCGGCCAGCAGCGCCTCCGCCACCGCCGCCATCGTCGGCAGCCCCCGCCAACGGGGTCCGCCCAGCAAGGGGTGCTCAGGCGGGGCCACCAGCTGAACAGCGCCAGACCCCAGCGCGAGCCCCACCACCTCGCCCCGATCAGGCACCAACACCCCCTGGGCGATCAAGGGCTCCAGCAACGCAGCCAAGGCCGCCTGGGGCTGCTGGCTGAAGCTCAGGGTCGGGCTGCCATGGTCAAGCCGCCAGAGCGGATCATCGCGGCGACGCCGGGTTGACGCCCGTCCGCCCGCACCACGCCCCGCTTCCAGCACCAGGATCGAGCCGCCAAAGCCCCTGGCCCGCAGGGCCGCCACCAGGCCACAACCCGACAGACCAGCGCCGATGATGGCGAGATCAACACGCTGATCGGCGGTCGCTTGCATAAAAAAGACGGGTGGCGGCCCGTCTCTCAACTCCCGACATTGTTCCCGAGGAAACCCCAGGCCCACGCGTTATCGCGCACCTCCCCCAGGGACTGCTGTAGGAATCAATACTCAAAGCGCAGCTCCCAGCACCGCGCCGAGGGGTTGAGGCGCCAGATCGGGGCGACTGGTGACCTCAAGAATCCGACCGATCGACGCCGGGGTGTCCAACGCCTCCACACAGGCCGTCGCCACCAAACGGCGGGGAATGGCATTGCTGGTCTGCGCGTCGGGGCCCGTCCAGAGAATGCCCTCCGACGCCAGTCCGTCTTCCCGCTCGGAGAGCCCACCCGGTCGGATCACGGTCCAGTCCAGACCGCTGCGCTCAAGAGCCCTCTCGCCCACGCGCTTCCACACCAGGATCAACCCGAACAGGTTGAGCGGATGGCGCCAACGACCAGCGCAGAGGGAACTCACCAACAGCACCCGGCGCACGCCCAGCCGGCGGCAGCTCTCCACCTGGCGCTGCACGCCCCAGGCATCCACCCGCATCGGTCCGCTGAGATCCACCGAAGGCCGCGCGCCCGTGGCGATCACCAAGCCATCGACTCCCATGAGGGCGGCATCGAGGGCGACGGCATCGGAGAGCTCAAGCCGGCGCTGGTCGCAGCCGTGCAAGCTCTCAGGCAGCTGCGATGCAGGCCGAAGCAGCAGACGCGGTTGATCACCGCGCTTCAGCAGTTCTTCAGCGATGCGGTACCCGGTCTTGCCGGAGGCACCGCTGATGGCAATCGTGCGTGGAGACATGGCAGAACGTTCAGCGATCAGTGGAGGAGACGGGCTTGGTGGCGATCACGGCAAAAAAAGGATCGCCCTGACCACCGATCCAGCCCAACGGCCCCGATGCGCG includes:
- a CDS encoding DUF1499 domain-containing protein, producing the protein MDPLIRFTIPFILGLLHLIGPVPADLGVQQGQLSPCPSPAHCARQAWSVQNPAQALEGLADQLREAPRTTVVEQSDTYLHVTCSSRLFGFVDDLELYADQERQQLQARSVSRLGDSDLGVNARRLEALHQQLSNS
- a CDS encoding SDR family oxidoreductase translates to MSPRTIAISGASGKTGYRIAEELLKRGDQPRLLLRPASQLPESLHGCDQRRLELSDAVALDAALMGVDGLVIATGARPSVDLSGPMRVDAWGVQRQVESCRRLGVRRVLLVSSLCAGRWRHPLNLFGLILVWKRVGERALERSGLDWTVIRPGGLSEREDGLASEGILWTGPDAQTSNAIPRRLVATACVEALDTPASIGRILEVTSRPDLAPQPLGAVLGAAL
- a CDS encoding NAD(P)-binding protein, coding for MQATADQRVDLAIIGAGLSGCGLVAALRARGFGGSILVLEAGRGAGGRASTRRRRDDPLWRLDHGSPTLSFSQQPQAALAALLEPLIAQGVLVPDRGEVVGLALGSGAVQLVAPPEHPLLGGPRWRGLPTMAAVAEALLAAGGGATTTRFGGRIRTLEHGPQGWRLDQAILARTLVLSGTLLAHPRSLALLGWPKVPLRLALPEGEDPRLDQALRAIAAMQPSVRWNLMLELPAQASSEVAAVPRQIWLTPQAQQHFGVERLVLQRQRDGRLALVVHGLDGGAANAAAKQSELLPELLSPWPDLQASLAQAQELGVMRWGAAQPIAPGLAPPLQWCARSRVGFCGDWIAGPGFAMAEGALQSALDLADQLLLSC